One segment of Asaia bogorensis NBRC 16594 DNA contains the following:
- a CDS encoding nitrite/sulfite reductase, whose protein sequence is MNAPVGLYQYQTADREFLASRIAEFEGQVQRRLSGELSEDEFKPLRLMNGLYLQLHAYMLRVAIPYGVLDSRQMRKLAHIGRHYDRDYGHFTTRQNIQFNWIKLENTPEILRQLADVDMHAIQTSGNCIRNVTCDQFAGAAADELMDPRVHAEILRQWSTLHPEFTFLPRKFKIAISGSPQDRVAARFHDIGILARPGENGPLFRIFVGGGLGRTPLVGHELFDAVPEADLLMTLEAILRVYNAYGRRDNIYKARIKILVQALGVDGYRDAVRQELARMDPTHYRLAPEIVAAIRARFAAPDLTVAPGGEETLRQDRANHPDFDRWVRSNTMPHFAPGRIAVTVSIKPAGGIPGDATSDQMDRLADLADQFSFGELRITHLQNVVLAHVAQDRLLSLWQALCEIGLGDANNELIGDIVACPGLDYCALANARSIPIAQKLSARFADNALQEEIGKLRINISGCINACGHHHVGHIGLLGVDKRGEEFFQITLGGRDDDKSRTGDILGAALPEDDMVDAIARIVDRYLSVREKGEQFLDTLTRLGDAPFKEAAYETV, encoded by the coding sequence ATGAACGCGCCTGTCGGTCTCTACCAGTATCAAACGGCTGATCGTGAGTTTCTCGCCTCCCGCATCGCGGAATTCGAAGGGCAGGTGCAACGACGCCTGAGCGGTGAGCTGAGCGAGGACGAGTTCAAGCCGCTTCGTCTCATGAACGGGCTCTATCTTCAGCTTCATGCCTATATGCTGCGTGTCGCCATCCCCTATGGCGTGCTGGACTCCCGCCAGATGCGCAAGCTGGCCCATATCGGCCGTCATTACGACCGCGATTATGGCCACTTCACCACGCGACAGAACATTCAGTTCAACTGGATCAAGCTGGAGAACACGCCGGAGATCCTGCGTCAGCTTGCCGATGTCGACATGCATGCCATCCAGACCAGCGGCAACTGCATACGCAACGTCACCTGTGACCAGTTTGCCGGCGCTGCCGCCGACGAACTGATGGATCCTCGTGTCCATGCAGAGATCCTGCGCCAGTGGTCCACGCTGCATCCCGAATTCACGTTCCTTCCGCGCAAGTTCAAGATCGCGATTTCCGGAAGCCCTCAGGACCGGGTTGCGGCACGCTTCCACGATATCGGCATACTGGCCCGCCCCGGCGAGAATGGCCCCCTCTTTCGCATCTTCGTCGGTGGTGGTCTGGGGCGTACCCCGCTGGTTGGGCATGAACTGTTCGATGCCGTGCCTGAAGCGGATCTGTTGATGACCCTCGAAGCCATATTGCGCGTCTATAATGCCTATGGCCGGCGCGATAACATCTACAAGGCCCGTATCAAGATACTCGTGCAGGCGCTGGGTGTGGATGGCTATCGCGATGCCGTCAGGCAGGAACTGGCCCGCATGGACCCCACCCATTATCGCCTTGCCCCGGAAATTGTGGCGGCCATACGGGCGCGTTTTGCCGCCCCCGATCTGACGGTCGCACCAGGTGGAGAGGAAACACTCAGGCAGGATCGTGCCAACCACCCGGATTTCGATCGCTGGGTGCGCAGCAATACCATGCCCCATTTCGCCCCCGGGCGGATTGCCGTGACGGTTTCCATCAAACCGGCTGGCGGTATTCCGGGCGACGCCACCTCGGACCAGATGGACCGTCTTGCCGATCTCGCGGACCAGTTCTCTTTCGGCGAGCTGCGCATCACCCATCTGCAGAATGTCGTGCTGGCCCATGTGGCGCAGGATCGTCTGCTCTCCCTGTGGCAGGCGCTCTGCGAGATCGGTCTAGGCGATGCCAATAACGAACTGATTGGCGATATCGTGGCCTGCCCCGGCCTTGATTACTGCGCACTGGCCAATGCGCGCTCGATACCGATCGCACAGAAGCTCAGCGCCCGTTTCGCCGATAACGCCCTGCAGGAAGAAATCGGCAAGCTACGCATCAACATCTCGGGCTGTATCAATGCCTGCGGCCATCACCATGTCGGGCATATCGGCCTGCTTGGGGTGGATAAACGCGGTGAGGAATTCTTCCAGATCACCCTTGGCGGGCGCGATGACGACAAGTCGCGCACGGGCGATATTCTTGGCGCGGCCCTGCCGGAGGACGATATGGTGGATGCCATAGCGCGTATCGTCGATCGCTATCTCAGCGTTCGGGAAAAGGGCGAGCAGTTCCTCGACACTCTGACCCGTCTTGGTGACGCCCCCTTCAAGGAAGCGGCTTATGAAACTGTTTGA
- a CDS encoding aldo/keto reductase: MRYRSLGRSGLVVSTLGLGCNNLGGRVDQKQSSTLVHAALDQGVTLFDVADVYGRRDAYAGASEEALGKALTDKRSQAVIATKFGMKMCAGDDPSARHSGASRRYILEAVEASLKRLGTDWIDLYQLHCPDPRTPLEETLHTLDGLVTAGKIRYAGLSNLPAWQVADACHIARRDNLAGIISCQDELSLLTRSAGKELLPALTHFGLGLLPYFPLASGMLTGKYRRDAPPPEGSRLAAWTYLQERYRDPATWSLIEALAELAARYERPMADLAFGWLLHKPQIGSVIAGATSTAQLEANIVSCAAPLDEPLLEALENLLEEQGTPS; the protein is encoded by the coding sequence ATGCGCTATCGCAGTCTCGGCCGATCGGGCCTCGTGGTTTCCACCCTTGGCCTTGGTTGTAACAACCTTGGCGGACGCGTAGACCAGAAGCAGTCAAGTACGCTGGTTCACGCAGCGCTCGATCAGGGTGTGACGCTGTTTGATGTGGCCGATGTCTATGGCCGTCGCGATGCCTATGCAGGCGCGTCCGAAGAGGCTCTGGGCAAGGCCCTGACCGACAAGCGATCCCAGGCCGTCATCGCCACAAAATTCGGCATGAAAATGTGCGCGGGCGATGATCCGTCCGCCCGGCACTCCGGGGCATCGCGGCGCTATATTCTTGAGGCCGTTGAAGCCAGCCTGAAACGCCTTGGAACCGACTGGATCGATCTTTACCAACTTCATTGTCCTGATCCACGCACCCCACTCGAGGAGACGCTTCACACACTCGACGGCCTCGTGACGGCGGGCAAGATACGCTATGCTGGCCTTTCCAACCTACCGGCGTGGCAGGTAGCCGATGCCTGTCATATCGCAAGGCGGGATAATTTGGCCGGTATCATCAGCTGTCAGGACGAGCTGTCGCTTCTGACCAGATCGGCCGGGAAAGAGCTCCTCCCTGCCCTGACGCATTTCGGGCTGGGCCTGCTCCCCTACTTTCCCCTGGCCTCAGGCATGCTGACCGGAAAATATCGCAGGGACGCACCGCCACCCGAAGGATCACGTCTGGCAGCTTGGACCTATCTCCAGGAGCGCTATCGTGATCCTGCCACATGGTCCCTTATCGAGGCACTGGCAGAGCTGGCAGCACGTTACGAACGTCCCATGGCGGATCTCGCTTTCGGCTGGCTGCTGCACAAGCCACAGATCGGCAGCGTGATTGCAGGCGCCACATCAACGGCGCAACTCGAAGCCAACATAGTGTCCTGCGCAGCCCCTCTGGACGAACCGTTGCTCGAAGCCCTCGAAAATCTGCTCGAAGAACAGGGAACACCCTCATGA
- a CDS encoding NUDIX hydrolase has protein sequence MTSARHPVDAPWSVTALLPDIQVTCHKAPTLVDPELEMGIETVWQEALKKHPRLYNGRVFCLSQLQHDRLDGFWCEYRWVLAQMRAAELADRLQLRSLAVTGLLVCRDGIVLGRRNPNSLYLPGFWQGVPAGSVEARSDKDPIDLRAQLLAELEEEIGLTDAVTLTGPLLACEHDTTHIVDLGFRIDTDLPFEAIREAWQKKANDEYDQLECHALDRIDLISPQVLPTTRAMLERLAQ, from the coding sequence ATGACCAGCGCCAGACACCCGGTAGACGCTCCGTGGAGCGTCACCGCGCTCTTACCGGACATTCAGGTAACCTGCCACAAGGCTCCGACTCTGGTCGATCCCGAGCTTGAGATGGGCATCGAGACAGTGTGGCAAGAGGCGTTGAAGAAACACCCTAGGCTCTACAATGGCCGCGTATTTTGCCTCTCGCAGCTGCAGCACGACCGGTTGGACGGGTTCTGGTGCGAATATCGCTGGGTGCTGGCCCAGATGCGCGCGGCCGAGCTGGCCGACCGGCTCCAGCTGAGATCGCTGGCCGTCACCGGGCTTCTTGTCTGCCGCGACGGCATCGTTCTGGGTCGACGTAACCCAAACTCGCTTTATCTGCCCGGTTTCTGGCAAGGTGTGCCCGCCGGCAGCGTCGAGGCCCGCAGCGATAAGGATCCGATCGACCTTCGCGCCCAGCTCCTCGCCGAGCTTGAGGAAGAAATCGGCCTGACCGACGCGGTCACTCTGACCGGTCCGTTACTAGCCTGCGAACATGACACCACCCATATCGTCGATCTCGGCTTTCGCATCGATACCGACCTCCCCTTCGAGGCCATTCGCGAGGCCTGGCAGAAAAAGGCCAATGACGAATACGACCAGCTTGAATGTCATGCGCTGGATCGCATCGATCTGATCAGCCCGCAGGTATTGCCGACAACCCGCGCCATGCTGGAGCGCCTTGCCCAATGA
- a CDS encoding alginate export family protein codes for MPRVKVSHADNASTGSSGPDLPVSPQAKASAGAQVTKQGQTSSPKASVQAPSVGYNPAPDPFQTRAPAEPAVTTYPAPAAGDGLTTSGYNLSRWAEDWSRMRYAKNRRDWLDRLKFLPLNPAQTIYLTLSGEMRLRLNQTSNPNLKKGPLQRQDIMRLVGGADLHVTRYFRAFGELAHGGISGPNIGVPAASMRNKLLLQQYFAEANVPLSGVHLGARYGRQEFTDGANLMTSQRDNNTLRFVLNGTRFWVRGKIIRGDFFDFRYTSLGRGGARDDVIDRGIRFSGGTGGLVIPHDFLGKSKLYLDPFVWRLRNRRAVWGGAPARENRMYYGMRLWGDVQRLTIDWVGNYQDGHYDGRTIAAWQFFLAQTWRLGAQPTAPRIGFHVDYASGGGAYGKGTLRSALAPFGNNIYYSYQLFLTPTNLVALAPNVTVSPIESLRLTLEHQFAWKASLNDAVYRANGSAFAGTQNTKAYRVAQSTRAQAVWTWTPRLSFTGRYEHLQAGPALTRAGYTSSDFVAGWANYRF; via the coding sequence ATGCCCCGTGTGAAGGTGTCGCACGCTGATAATGCCAGTACGGGCAGTTCGGGGCCCGATTTGCCCGTAAGTCCGCAGGCAAAGGCGTCGGCTGGCGCACAGGTTACGAAGCAGGGTCAAACATCCTCGCCGAAAGCTTCCGTGCAGGCGCCCTCTGTCGGTTATAACCCGGCACCTGACCCATTCCAGACCCGCGCACCGGCCGAGCCTGCTGTGACCACCTATCCTGCTCCCGCAGCGGGCGATGGGCTGACGACCTCGGGCTATAACCTGTCGCGCTGGGCTGAGGACTGGAGCCGGATGCGCTATGCCAAAAACCGGCGAGACTGGCTGGATCGTCTGAAATTCCTGCCCCTTAACCCTGCCCAGACAATCTACCTGACCCTGTCGGGGGAAATGCGCCTTCGGCTCAACCAGACCAGCAACCCCAATCTGAAGAAGGGGCCTCTGCAGAGACAGGATATCATGCGCCTCGTGGGGGGCGCCGATCTGCATGTCACGCGTTATTTTCGTGCGTTTGGCGAGCTGGCGCATGGCGGAATATCCGGGCCAAACATCGGCGTGCCAGCTGCCAGTATGCGTAACAAGCTTCTGCTGCAGCAGTATTTCGCCGAGGCGAATGTGCCGCTGTCCGGTGTTCATCTCGGGGCACGCTATGGCCGACAGGAATTTACCGATGGCGCCAATTTGATGACCTCGCAGCGCGATAACAACACGCTGCGTTTCGTCCTCAACGGCACGCGGTTCTGGGTACGTGGCAAGATCATACGCGGCGATTTTTTCGATTTCCGCTACACAAGCCTCGGCCGGGGCGGAGCGCGAGACGATGTGATCGATCGCGGCATACGCTTCTCAGGGGGGACCGGAGGGCTTGTTATCCCCCATGATTTTTTGGGAAAATCAAAGCTCTATCTCGATCCGTTCGTCTGGCGTCTGCGCAACCGGCGCGCTGTATGGGGCGGCGCCCCTGCACGTGAGAACCGGATGTATTACGGTATGAGGCTCTGGGGAGATGTCCAGCGTCTGACCATCGACTGGGTGGGGAATTATCAGGATGGCCATTATGATGGCCGTACAATTGCAGCCTGGCAGTTCTTCCTGGCGCAGACATGGCGTCTCGGGGCGCAGCCGACCGCGCCAAGAATCGGTTTTCATGTCGATTATGCCAGCGGCGGTGGTGCCTATGGCAAAGGCACATTGCGTAGTGCGCTCGCACCGTTTGGCAACAACATCTATTACAGCTACCAGCTCTTCCTGACGCCCACCAATCTGGTGGCGCTGGCGCCGAACGTCACGGTCTCACCCATTGAGAGCCTGCGTCTCACGCTTGAGCATCAGTTTGCCTGGAAAGCGAGCCTGAACGATGCCGTCTATCGGGCCAATGGCTCGGCCTTCGCAGGAACGCAGAACACAAAGGCCTATCGCGTGGCCCAATCCACCCGTGCTCAGGCCGTCTGGACATGGACACCCCGTTTGAGCTTCACGGGGCGCTATGAGCATCTTCAGGCAGGGCCAGCCCTGACACGGGCTGGTTATACCAGCTCGGATTTCGTGGCTGGCTGGGCGAATTACCGCTTCTGA
- a CDS encoding galactose-binding domain-containing protein — MAEMIDLALGKPATQSSKHPDFVLPLEQIASEGVSPHDENSSFQTAAEWFPWWQVDLERPCLIDSVLLVNTDYWPVRNRMFTILVSLDGTSWEEVFSKTDHTIFGSTVNDAYRVVFPSVIYTRFVRVRLDNWDHLHLKSVQVFGREADPQDRPATIGTPTDSPPAKVVFATNYNEEDEFLAVYLENFLNFTDENCFLVVNFPAKRSIPPHPLLAHHRIHVFNGRVERKKWGGTLLLGHMESYGEALHVFSDLTHFCTCASNGLFIRQFDVSQAIRHLGSGSLAPVGMTRHYLIDVPLEEVPRGEAWVWDNLQEAEPFRRYLIDEADIPLMSINQIEGLFADRDEWNTLYQRIAVLRRCDGYFANPTQKTLALEEFLPVTFFRRFGKGQFTNICHMLWEPIRELTFPDLLEFAQKLPAHMCQVKWFSRNPDAIPTAALSHTWSRKLLSDLTGKLSSGQQHQRMLNRALCAHYNSALRALETYTPLTRGWRSDARWGRVQWIGSETIDDATNGVINGEAFFSGLPSTTHARGAAWIRATRPADGENHVHAVIAEDGARTTLSLDTVPAHANPGEHAWSEAWGVLFLSPLQGGRAEIFRVSLSRPFEFAHEQLLMNVRRSNGIGDEAWLPVLQEDEGDKRHFYFLRPDTHIGEIWLGIPMFHKTSIQLELSFGIVPV, encoded by the coding sequence ATGGCTGAAATGATTGATCTCGCGCTCGGCAAGCCTGCCACACAAAGCTCGAAACATCCGGACTTCGTACTTCCGCTCGAGCAGATCGCAAGTGAGGGCGTGTCGCCCCATGACGAAAACTCCAGCTTTCAGACTGCCGCCGAGTGGTTTCCCTGGTGGCAAGTCGACCTGGAGCGTCCATGCCTGATCGATAGCGTCCTGCTGGTCAACACCGATTACTGGCCAGTCCGAAACCGCATGTTCACCATTCTGGTTTCGTTAGACGGAACATCGTGGGAAGAGGTCTTTTCCAAGACGGACCACACCATTTTTGGCAGCACGGTCAACGACGCTTACCGGGTGGTTTTTCCGAGCGTTATCTATACCCGCTTCGTCAGGGTAAGGCTCGACAACTGGGATCATTTGCACCTGAAAAGTGTTCAGGTATTTGGCCGCGAGGCAGATCCGCAAGACAGACCCGCGACCATCGGAACCCCTACTGATTCCCCCCCTGCAAAGGTTGTCTTCGCAACCAATTACAACGAGGAAGATGAATTCCTTGCTGTTTATCTGGAAAATTTTCTCAATTTCACCGATGAAAACTGTTTTCTCGTTGTCAATTTTCCCGCGAAACGCAGCATCCCACCCCATCCCCTCCTCGCTCATCATCGCATCCACGTTTTCAACGGACGCGTTGAGCGCAAGAAATGGGGGGGCACTCTCCTGCTTGGCCATATGGAATCTTATGGCGAGGCTCTCCATGTTTTCAGCGATCTGACCCATTTCTGTACCTGCGCATCAAACGGATTGTTCATAAGACAATTCGATGTCTCACAGGCCATTCGGCACCTCGGTTCGGGAAGCCTCGCCCCTGTCGGCATGACAAGACACTACCTCATAGATGTCCCGCTGGAGGAGGTCCCGCGCGGCGAAGCATGGGTGTGGGACAACCTTCAGGAGGCTGAGCCCTTTCGGCGCTATCTGATCGATGAGGCGGATATTCCCCTCATGTCCATCAACCAGATCGAGGGACTATTCGCTGATCGTGACGAATGGAATACGCTTTATCAGCGCATTGCAGTGCTGCGACGGTGTGACGGTTACTTCGCTAATCCGACCCAGAAGACACTTGCGCTGGAGGAGTTTCTGCCTGTCACGTTTTTCAGACGTTTCGGCAAGGGGCAGTTCACAAACATCTGCCATATGCTTTGGGAGCCGATAAGGGAGCTTACATTTCCCGATCTGCTGGAATTCGCGCAGAAGCTTCCGGCCCATATGTGTCAGGTCAAATGGTTCAGCCGCAACCCTGATGCCATTCCAACAGCCGCATTATCTCACACATGGAGCCGCAAGCTGCTGTCGGACCTGACAGGGAAACTCTCATCCGGTCAGCAACATCAACGCATGCTCAACCGCGCTCTGTGCGCGCATTACAATAGTGCCTTGCGCGCTTTGGAAACCTATACCCCGCTGACCAGGGGCTGGCGCAGCGATGCTCGCTGGGGCCGGGTTCAGTGGATCGGATCGGAAACGATCGATGATGCAACGAACGGCGTGATTAACGGGGAGGCATTTTTCTCTGGTCTCCCCTCCACAACGCATGCAAGGGGGGCCGCCTGGATCCGCGCCACGCGACCCGCCGACGGGGAAAACCACGTTCATGCAGTAATCGCTGAGGACGGCGCCAGAACGACGCTGTCGTTGGACACGGTTCCGGCTCACGCAAACCCGGGTGAGCACGCCTGGAGTGAGGCTTGGGGCGTTCTCTTCCTGTCTCCGCTGCAAGGTGGACGCGCAGAAATATTCCGCGTGAGCCTCTCCAGACCCTTTGAATTTGCGCATGAGCAATTGCTCATGAATGTTCGACGTTCAAACGGCATAGGCGACGAGGCATGGCTTCCTGTCCTTCAGGAAGACGAAGGCGACAAACGTCACTTCTATTTCCTGCGCCCTGACACCCATATTGGGGAGATATGGCTCGGCATCCCGATGTTTCATAAGACATCCATCCAGCTGGAGCTCAGTTTCGGTATCGTTCCTGTCTGA
- a CDS encoding flavin reductase family protein produces MPDRAPLSKEIFRDAMARLASAVTIITTDGENGRHGFTASAVCSVSDDPATLLVCVNRSASTHAHLVRHNMLAINILAHEQEALSTLFGSSRYDMETRFASGAWRKGELGMPLLEGALVTLECRISLTQEIGTHSVFFVEPLCAEFAREEVSGLVWFDRAYRKA; encoded by the coding sequence ATGCCGGATCGTGCCCCTCTGTCTAAAGAAATCTTCCGCGATGCGATGGCGCGACTGGCCAGTGCCGTGACCATCATCACGACGGATGGCGAGAATGGCCGTCACGGCTTTACGGCTTCTGCGGTATGCAGCGTGTCCGATGACCCGGCGACGCTGCTCGTATGCGTCAATCGATCGGCGTCGACTCATGCGCATCTGGTGCGTCACAACATGCTGGCCATCAATATCCTGGCGCACGAGCAGGAAGCGCTCTCAACCCTGTTTGGTAGCTCGCGCTATGACATGGAGACCCGCTTCGCCAGTGGCGCGTGGCGCAAAGGCGAGCTCGGCATGCCGCTTCTTGAAGGGGCGTTGGTCACATTGGAGTGCCGCATCAGCCTGACACAGGAAATAGGTACGCATAGCGTCTTCTTCGTCGAGCCCCTCTGCGCCGAGTTTGCACGCGAAGAGGTCTCGGGTCTTGTCTGGTTCGACCGCGCCTATCGCAAGGCCTGA
- the dctA gene encoding C4-dicarboxylate transporter DctA → MMKPNSIASTLGTAQHGLNGDEDSHEHARRVPLWRHTYVQVLVAIIVGSLIGHFAPQTGQALQPLGDGFIRLVKMIIPPVIFLTIVTGIAGMRDLRAVARVAAKTFAYFLFFSTLALIVGLVTANVIRPGAGLHATIDTSPAGTASVARYIGKAHETSLVDFVLNIIPDTFVSALTTGNILQALFVAILTGIGLALMGERGARMFDVLDEISAVAFRIVGILMKAAPIGAFGAIAYTVGKYGASSLADLATLVLTFYLTAIVFIVVVLGVVARLAGFSILRLIAYLRAELLLVLGTSSSESALPSLMAKMERAGCPKAIVGLVVPMGYSFNLDGTNIYMTLAALFIAQAYDIHLGLGQQVLLLGMAMLSSKGAAGVTGAGFITLAATLSIVPSIPVAGIGLILGVDRFMSECRSLTNFIGNAVATVVVARWEGVVDDAKLAEALKPGGGSANASSALTD, encoded by the coding sequence ATGATGAAGCCCAATTCGATCGCAAGTACCCTAGGTACGGCTCAACACGGGCTGAACGGCGACGAGGATAGTCATGAGCACGCCAGGCGCGTTCCGCTCTGGCGGCATACCTATGTGCAGGTTCTCGTGGCGATTATCGTCGGTTCGCTGATCGGTCATTTTGCTCCCCAGACAGGGCAGGCCCTGCAACCTCTGGGAGACGGATTTATCCGTCTCGTCAAGATGATCATCCCTCCTGTCATCTTCCTGACCATTGTGACGGGAATTGCGGGGATGCGTGACCTGAGGGCGGTGGCGCGCGTGGCAGCGAAGACTTTCGCCTACTTCCTGTTCTTCTCCACGCTCGCCCTCATAGTCGGACTGGTAACAGCCAATGTCATTCGTCCGGGGGCTGGGCTCCATGCCACGATTGATACGTCACCTGCCGGAACGGCCAGCGTGGCGCGCTATATTGGCAAGGCTCACGAGACCAGCCTTGTCGATTTTGTCCTGAACATCATTCCGGACACCTTCGTTTCGGCCCTGACGACAGGAAACATCCTGCAGGCGCTTTTCGTTGCCATTCTGACTGGCATCGGCCTTGCCCTGATGGGTGAGCGCGGCGCGCGCATGTTCGATGTGCTTGACGAAATTTCGGCCGTGGCATTCCGGATCGTCGGTATCCTGATGAAAGCCGCGCCAATCGGTGCGTTTGGCGCCATTGCCTATACGGTGGGCAAATACGGCGCATCGAGTCTGGCAGATCTCGCCACGCTTGTTCTGACATTCTACCTGACGGCAATCGTCTTCATCGTCGTGGTTCTGGGTGTTGTGGCCCGTCTCGCCGGGTTCTCGATCCTGCGGCTGATCGCCTATCTGCGTGCAGAGCTTCTGCTCGTGCTGGGCACATCATCCTCCGAGAGCGCCTTGCCGAGCCTCATGGCTAAGATGGAGCGGGCAGGGTGCCCCAAGGCCATTGTCGGTCTCGTGGTGCCAATGGGGTACTCGTTCAATCTCGATGGCACGAACATCTACATGACGCTCGCAGCGCTTTTCATCGCGCAGGCCTATGACATCCATCTGGGTCTCGGCCAGCAGGTTCTGCTGCTTGGCATGGCCATGCTCTCATCCAAGGGGGCGGCAGGGGTCACGGGTGCGGGGTTCATCACCCTCGCGGCAACGCTCTCGATCGTGCCTTCCATTCCCGTGGCCGGGATCGGGTTGATTCTCGGTGTCGACCGTTTCATGAGCGAGTGCCGCAGCCTCACCAACTTCATCGGGAACGCTGTTGCGACAGTCGTCGTGGCACGATGGGAGGGCGTGGTGGACGATGCCAAACTGGCAGAGGCGCTCAAACCCGGTGGAGGATCGGCGAACGCTTCCTCCGCGCTGACCGACTGA
- a CDS encoding DUF2849 domain-containing protein → MKRAIRIGAGEALVLTANRLLDGHIVWRDASGAWQRSIAHAAILAPENYESALENAIQSAQNDGVVGVYEVVVRPAKVAEPVSVRERIRAFGPTVHPQFATELDA, encoded by the coding sequence ATGAAACGGGCGATACGCATAGGCGCCGGAGAAGCTCTGGTGCTGACAGCCAACAGATTGCTGGATGGCCACATCGTATGGCGTGATGCCAGCGGCGCCTGGCAGCGTTCCATCGCCCACGCCGCCATTCTTGCCCCCGAGAACTACGAATCGGCGCTCGAAAACGCCATACAATCGGCACAGAACGATGGTGTCGTCGGTGTCTACGAAGTCGTCGTGCGCCCGGCGAAGGTCGCTGAGCCGGTGAGCGTGCGCGAGCGTATCCGGGCCTTTGGCCCTACGGTTCACCCCCAGTTTGCCACGGAGTTGGACGCATGA
- the mtnK gene encoding S-methyl-5-thioribose kinase — MSTYRPLTASSLIDYLATHPALATRLGGGAASWTAREVSDGNLNTVFIVSGPAGSMCCKQSLPYVRVDPAWAMPLERNLFEARWMQSVTDAVGRQIPALYHLDEGLFLIVMENLATHHVLRTALIAGTAPAGFAARIGEFVGRTGFATSWRALPFKDVHALRDVFSRNLALTRITVDLVLTDPYQNDCARNRWLSPELDDAVASMQGDAILHAAVERLQERFLSTGQALLHGDLHTGSVMINGDDVRVIDGEFSLYGPIGFDIGMFIANLVMNAYAQPEHDEWMRDEIALLWSGFKRAYLEAWKAPGAKGDLGALTRNQPASAEYARFFQQVMHDAAGFAGLEMIRRTIGFAQIDDYDSAPDRQSQVEARRRALTTGRGLIQRAGQIGTIEMFLDHI, encoded by the coding sequence ATGAGCACCTATCGCCCCCTCACAGCGTCAAGCCTTATCGATTATCTCGCGACACACCCTGCCCTTGCCACCCGCCTTGGTGGTGGGGCCGCAAGCTGGACCGCCCGCGAGGTCAGTGACGGCAATCTCAACACGGTGTTCATCGTATCAGGGCCGGCTGGCAGCATGTGCTGCAAGCAGTCCCTGCCCTATGTGCGCGTCGATCCCGCCTGGGCCATGCCACTTGAACGAAATCTGTTCGAGGCGCGCTGGATGCAGAGCGTCACGGATGCGGTGGGTCGTCAGATACCGGCGCTCTATCATCTCGATGAAGGACTCTTCCTGATCGTGATGGAAAACCTCGCGACACATCACGTCCTGCGTACCGCCCTGATTGCCGGTACCGCACCGGCCGGTTTTGCCGCCCGTATTGGCGAATTTGTCGGCCGTACCGGCTTTGCCACGTCATGGCGTGCCCTGCCCTTCAAGGACGTGCATGCCTTGCGCGACGTGTTCTCCCGCAATCTGGCCCTGACGCGCATCACGGTCGATCTGGTGCTGACAGACCCCTACCAGAATGACTGCGCACGCAATCGCTGGCTCAGCCCGGAGCTCGACGACGCTGTCGCCTCCATGCAAGGCGACGCCATCCTACATGCAGCGGTCGAGCGCCTGCAGGAGCGCTTCCTCTCGACGGGGCAAGCCTTGCTTCATGGTGATCTGCATACCGGGTCCGTCATGATCAATGGCGACGATGTCCGTGTGATCGATGGCGAGTTTTCACTCTATGGCCCGATTGGCTTCGATATCGGTATGTTCATCGCGAATCTGGTGATGAATGCCTACGCGCAACCCGAGCATGATGAGTGGATGCGCGACGAGATCGCTCTGCTGTGGTCCGGATTCAAACGCGCCTATCTGGAGGCATGGAAGGCACCGGGAGCGAAAGGTGATCTTGGCGCATTGACACGAAACCAGCCTGCAAGCGCGGAATATGCGCGGTTTTTCCAACAGGTCATGCATGATGCGGCTGGTTTTGCCGGTCTTGAGATGATCCGGCGCACCATAGGCTTCGCCCAGATCGATGATTATGACTCAGCGCCGGATCGTCAGAGCCAGGTCGAGGCCAGGCGACGCGCCCTGACGACTGGCCGAGGTCTGATCCAGCGCGCAGGGCAAATCGGAACAATCGAGATGTTTCTCGATCATATCTAA
- a CDS encoding DUF934 domain-containing protein — MKLFELAPARHPAPRTLDIIPVAEMTEATRAIRLSPEFDVETLGTAIDHLDLIVITFPIFRDGRGFTQARALREYFGFAGEIRAEGHLIPDQAQFLRSCGVDNVQLADDADTTPWLRALSLFPVTYQTRLGLR; from the coding sequence ATGAAACTGTTTGAACTGGCCCCTGCGCGCCATCCGGCCCCCAGAACGCTCGATATCATCCCGGTGGCGGAGATGACCGAAGCCACGCGGGCCATCCGACTCTCACCGGAATTCGACGTCGAAACGCTTGGAACCGCCATTGATCATCTTGATCTGATCGTCATCACTTTTCCCATTTTCAGGGACGGACGCGGTTTCACGCAGGCGCGCGCCCTGCGCGAGTATTTCGGTTTTGCGGGCGAGATCCGTGCAGAGGGTCATCTGATTCCTGATCAGGCCCAGTTCCTGCGCAGTTGCGGCGTGGACAATGTGCAGCTTGCCGATGACGCCGACACGACACCTTGGCTACGGGCGCTCTCGCTCTTTCCCGTGACCTATCAGACCCGCCTCGGCCTGCGCTGA